In the genome of Candidatus Microbacterium phytovorans, one region contains:
- a CDS encoding nuclear transport factor 2 family protein codes for MTRTSALHDAVDAYFRGLYHCDVDLLDTVFHPASSLFDVDEGVVTVDPYPVWREVVRTRTSPASVGQEREEEIVVVDELSDTAASVRVRLRVLDSIFVDHLSFVDGPDGWQIVAKVWHLERTVA; via the coding sequence ATGACTCGAACCTCTGCTCTGCATGACGCCGTCGACGCGTACTTCCGCGGCCTGTACCACTGCGACGTCGACCTGCTCGATACGGTGTTCCACCCCGCGAGCAGCCTCTTCGACGTCGACGAGGGCGTCGTCACCGTCGACCCCTACCCCGTGTGGCGTGAAGTGGTCCGCACGCGCACGTCGCCCGCCTCGGTCGGCCAGGAGCGCGAGGAGGAGATCGTCGTCGTCGACGAGCTCTCGGACACCGCCGCCTCGGTGCGGGTGCGCCTGCGCGTGCTGGACAGCATCTTCGTCGACCACCTCTCCTTCGTCGACGGCCCCGACGGCTGGCAGATCGTCGCGAAGGTGTGGCACCTGGAGCGGACGGTCGCGTAA
- a CDS encoding PQQ-dependent sugar dehydrogenase: protein MRPSPSTDVRRTAGASLTAVLAGALLLTGCGAPQAAPTSPAATSATATPTPTPTPTPTPTPTPDAEPLPDEPETFAEGLDAPWSIAWTADGIPLVSERDTGRILEFDDEGEAREVGTVAGIRHGTEGGLLGLAVHEGDLFVYFTASDGNRVVRYDLLGTAGRYRLGDRDTLLEELPFSPVHNAGRIAFGPDGMLYVPIGDARNPSAAQDPDVRRGKILRVEPDGSVPSDNPTKGSPVYSMGHRNVQGLVWDDDGTLYASEFGQNAWDELNVIEPGGNYGWPIVEGTGGEGRGFIDPIATWRTSSASPSGIALVDGTIVIANLRGEVLRAVSTSDPGTQREYYAGEYGRLRDVAVGPDGALWILTNNTDGRGDPRSGDDRILRVDPASVTAD, encoded by the coding sequence ATGCGGCCCTCCCCCTCGACCGATGTCCGACGCACCGCCGGCGCCTCCCTCACGGCGGTGCTGGCGGGCGCCCTGCTCCTCACGGGGTGCGGTGCGCCCCAGGCGGCACCGACCTCCCCCGCCGCGACGAGCGCAACGGCGACCCCCACGCCCACACCGACTCCCACTCCGACGCCCACGCCGACTCCGGATGCCGAGCCGCTCCCCGACGAGCCGGAGACGTTCGCCGAGGGCCTCGACGCACCGTGGTCGATCGCCTGGACCGCCGACGGCATCCCACTCGTGAGCGAACGGGACACCGGCCGCATCCTCGAGTTCGACGACGAGGGAGAGGCGCGCGAGGTCGGCACGGTCGCCGGCATCCGTCATGGCACGGAAGGGGGACTGCTCGGCCTCGCCGTGCACGAGGGCGACCTTTTCGTGTACTTCACGGCATCCGACGGCAACCGGGTCGTCCGCTACGACCTCCTCGGCACGGCCGGCCGGTACCGCCTCGGTGACCGCGACACCCTCCTCGAAGAGCTGCCGTTCTCGCCGGTGCACAACGCCGGACGCATCGCCTTCGGACCCGACGGCATGCTGTACGTGCCGATCGGCGACGCGCGCAACCCCTCGGCGGCACAGGACCCCGACGTGCGGCGCGGCAAGATCCTGCGCGTCGAGCCCGACGGGTCGGTGCCGTCCGACAACCCCACGAAGGGATCGCCCGTCTACAGCATGGGCCACCGCAACGTGCAGGGACTCGTGTGGGACGACGACGGCACCCTGTACGCGAGCGAATTCGGCCAGAACGCGTGGGACGAGCTCAACGTCATCGAACCGGGCGGCAACTACGGCTGGCCGATCGTCGAAGGCACCGGCGGGGAAGGGCGCGGCTTCATCGACCCGATCGCCACGTGGCGGACGTCCTCGGCGAGCCCCAGCGGCATCGCGCTCGTCGACGGCACGATCGTCATCGCGAACCTGCGCGGCGAAGTGCTGCGCGCCGTCTCCACGAGCGACCCCGGCACGCAGCGCGAGTACTACGCCGGCGAGTACGGGCGGCTCCGCGACGTCGCCGTGGGTCCCGACGGCGCCCTGTGGATCCTGACGAACAACACCGACGGCCGCGGCGACCCCCGCAGCGGCGACGACCGCATCCTGCGGGTCGACCCGGCATCCGTCACCGCCGACTGA
- a CDS encoding acyl-CoA synthetase: MSAAPVRTFQVRNVQVARALFAALAAAMVTFSPDHSAGVGLAVFSGWAIATALVLLFGAWLAYGAGARATPVLLGVLTLVTGMIAGLPGIRSTTLFFVLVIAWALATGLVELISGIRRRAVDEHARDAILIGAVTLALGVGLLLVNPAYSLEYFIREAGQTGVLTGITIGVGLFGGYAAVVAVFLGIAGFSPRRSGDDHATSEVGPAVGQNAEERA, translated from the coding sequence GTGTCCGCTGCCCCCGTCCGCACCTTCCAGGTGCGCAACGTGCAGGTCGCCCGCGCCCTCTTCGCGGCGCTGGCGGCGGCGATGGTCACCTTCTCGCCCGACCACTCCGCCGGTGTCGGACTCGCTGTCTTCAGCGGCTGGGCGATCGCCACGGCGCTGGTCCTCCTCTTCGGCGCGTGGCTCGCCTACGGTGCGGGCGCGCGCGCGACCCCCGTGCTGCTGGGCGTGTTGACGCTCGTCACCGGCATGATCGCCGGTCTCCCCGGCATCCGTTCGACCACGCTCTTCTTCGTGCTCGTGATCGCGTGGGCGCTCGCGACCGGCCTCGTCGAGCTGATCTCCGGCATCCGTCGCCGCGCCGTCGACGAGCACGCGCGCGATGCGATCCTGATCGGCGCCGTCACGCTGGCCCTCGGGGTGGGGCTGCTGCTCGTGAACCCGGCGTACAGCCTGGAGTACTTCATCCGCGAAGCGGGTCAGACGGGCGTCCTGACCGGCATCACGATCGGCGTCGGCCTCTTCGGCGGCTACGCGGCCGTCGTCGCGGTGTTCCTGGGGATCGCCGGATTCTCGCCGCGCCGTTCGGGCGACGACCATGCCACGTCCGAGGTCGGCCCCGCTGTGGGCCAGAACGCGGAGGAGCGCGCATGA